In Symmachiella dynata, the following are encoded in one genomic region:
- a CDS encoding O-antigen ligase family protein, translated as MTILADIVMLAWPLLVIGLFSKLKSDKAVVVAFVVGWLFLPFKTYPISGLPDISKMSLTCYAIIAATVVFDLERFTSLRPCRYDLPIVLVCIAPAISSLTNNLGPYDAGSVMLATIVTWGGPYLLGRAYIVDSASAKFAATTLLAATLIYLPLCWFEIRMSPQLHALVYGESYRSGGMRLGGWRPAVFLDSGLQLGLWMTTASLIGIWLWWKGVWKHWGKMGTGLPLVALVVTTIFCRSTGALLLLAAGLGVLAWTSVLKNRLALLALLLVAPAYIVIRSIGDQGWQPAVEMAKSISGERAQSLEFRFQNEDILVNKALQKPAFGWGGWGRSRVYDQFGKDISVTDGLWIIQLGQYGVFGLVALFVLLLTPLGLLIKTFPVRKLMSPEIAPVLAFSIAITLFAIDCLPNAMPNPFYVMTTGGVVGYIVSYSETEVESAGPVLQKPVPVRPLRRLHAGSAAKSHVNPV; from the coding sequence ATGACCATTCTTGCCGACATTGTCATGCTTGCGTGGCCACTGCTGGTCATCGGACTCTTCTCCAAGTTGAAGTCCGATAAAGCGGTCGTGGTGGCGTTCGTCGTCGGCTGGTTGTTTCTGCCGTTTAAGACGTACCCGATCAGCGGGTTGCCTGACATTTCCAAAATGTCGCTCACCTGCTATGCGATCATCGCCGCGACGGTTGTCTTCGACCTGGAGCGGTTCACCTCCCTGCGGCCCTGCCGCTACGATTTGCCGATTGTCCTGGTGTGCATTGCTCCGGCAATTTCGTCATTGACGAACAACCTCGGCCCCTATGACGCCGGTTCGGTCATGCTGGCGACGATTGTCACTTGGGGCGGTCCCTATTTATTGGGGCGGGCCTATATCGTCGACTCAGCGTCGGCCAAGTTCGCCGCCACCACACTCCTGGCAGCGACGCTTATTTATCTCCCCTTGTGTTGGTTCGAGATCCGTATGAGTCCCCAACTGCATGCCTTGGTTTATGGCGAAAGCTATCGCTCCGGTGGCATGCGTCTGGGGGGATGGCGGCCTGCTGTGTTTCTTGATTCCGGCTTGCAACTCGGGTTATGGATGACCACAGCTTCCTTGATCGGCATCTGGCTGTGGTGGAAGGGTGTCTGGAAACATTGGGGAAAAATGGGAACGGGGTTACCCCTGGTTGCCTTAGTGGTGACAACGATCTTCTGCCGGTCGACGGGGGCGTTGTTGCTATTGGCCGCTGGATTAGGTGTCCTGGCCTGGACGTCCGTTTTGAAGAACCGCTTGGCGCTGCTGGCTCTTCTTTTAGTGGCACCGGCGTATATCGTCATCCGTTCCATTGGGGATCAAGGCTGGCAGCCCGCTGTCGAAATGGCAAAAAGCATCAGCGGAGAACGTGCACAGTCGCTTGAGTTTCGCTTTCAGAATGAAGACATCCTCGTCAACAAGGCATTGCAGAAACCTGCTTTTGGCTGGGGGGGGTGGGGACGCTCGCGGGTGTACGACCAATTTGGGAAAGACATTTCGGTCACCGACGGCCTGTGGATCATTCAACTTGGCCAATATGGCGTCTTCGGATTGGTCGCGCTATTTGTCTTACTGTTAACCCCCTTGGGACTACTCATCAAAACATTTCCGGTGCGCAAGCTTATGTCGCCGGAAATCGCACCCGTGCTTGCGTTCTCTATCGCCATCACGTTGTTCGCCATTGATTGCCTCCCGAACGCCATGCCCAACCCGTTTTATGTCATGACCACCGGCGGGGTCGTGGGATACATCGTTTCCTACAGTGAGACCGAAGTGGAATCCGCCGGTCCCGTATTACAAAAACCGGTGCCCGTAAGACCGCTGCGACGACTGCATGCGGGTAGCGCGGCAAAGA
- a CDS encoding glycosyltransferase family 4 protein, with protein sequence MATQTSPKNGTVNRESQLGKLRCALFTPNWPATETSNGIVTYVSVLEQQLRRDGHSPLVVTRAKSTAMRYADDAGVTQWSPCESVISRISDRLTRIISKDDAERNCRRAGRGIAHALTQTGSDGAVNLLEMEESFGLARHVAQRVPFPVVVRLHGPWFLNGQANGVKQDKAFARRVKAEGKAIEAACAVTACSQKVLDTTREYYNLELPHAAVIPNPAPVYSSDMCWNADEAEERTILFVGRFDRHKGGDTMLLAFQRIVEQFPDARLVFIGPDTGIRSQDDQVVKFAEFVAEHLDESVAQRINYLGKQAPSTIETWRRRAAVTVIPSSFDNFPYSALESVACGCPIVATRVGGIPEIILDDKTGVLVQPDNPESLAAGVGRILADRGLAAQLGAAAAEDSNQRFHPRKIAEQTAEFYQSVIAQWKAGT encoded by the coding sequence ATGGCGACGCAGACTTCACCAAAAAACGGCACCGTGAATCGGGAATCTCAACTCGGAAAGTTACGTTGCGCGCTGTTTACGCCGAATTGGCCGGCCACCGAAACCAGCAATGGAATTGTGACCTACGTTTCCGTTCTCGAACAACAATTGCGGCGCGACGGTCATTCACCGCTGGTTGTGACGCGGGCCAAGTCGACAGCGATGCGGTACGCGGACGATGCCGGGGTCACCCAGTGGTCTCCTTGCGAGAGTGTGATCAGTCGCATTAGCGACCGCCTGACGCGAATCATTTCCAAAGACGATGCCGAGCGGAACTGCCGACGCGCGGGACGGGGCATCGCACATGCATTGACGCAAACGGGCAGCGATGGGGCGGTCAATCTTTTGGAAATGGAAGAATCGTTCGGTTTGGCTCGTCATGTGGCGCAACGGGTCCCCTTCCCTGTGGTGGTGCGACTGCACGGGCCATGGTTTTTGAACGGCCAAGCCAACGGTGTGAAACAAGACAAAGCGTTCGCCCGTCGCGTCAAAGCCGAAGGCAAGGCCATCGAAGCGGCTTGCGCAGTGACCGCTTGTAGCCAAAAAGTGCTGGACACGACACGCGAATACTACAATTTGGAACTTCCCCACGCAGCCGTGATCCCCAATCCAGCTCCGGTTTATTCCAGCGATATGTGTTGGAATGCGGACGAAGCGGAGGAGCGGACCATTCTGTTTGTCGGACGGTTTGACCGGCACAAAGGAGGCGACACGATGCTGCTCGCCTTCCAGCGCATTGTGGAACAATTCCCCGACGCGCGTCTCGTGTTCATCGGTCCTGATACGGGAATTCGTTCCCAAGACGACCAAGTTGTCAAGTTCGCTGAATTTGTCGCAGAACATCTCGACGAATCCGTAGCACAGCGCATCAATTATCTGGGAAAACAGGCACCGTCCACGATTGAGACATGGCGGCGGCGCGCAGCAGTAACCGTCATTCCGTCGTCATTCGACAACTTCCCCTACTCAGCGCTGGAATCTGTGGCCTGTGGCTGTCCGATTGTGGCGACGCGTGTCGGCGGGATTCCGGAAATTATTCTCGACGACAAAACCGGCGTGCTCGTGCAGCCTGATAACCCGGAATCATTGGCTGCGGGAGTCGGACGGATCCTAGCTGACCGCGGCTTAGCGGCACAATTAGGCGCCGCTGCTGCCGAAGATTCGAATCAGCGATTTCACCCCCGTAAAATTGCCGAACAAACGGCGGAGTTTTACCAAAGTGTGATTGCGCAATGGAAGGCGGGAACATGA
- a CDS encoding glycosyltransferase family 2 protein codes for MSAPEISVILPVYNAERYIAKAVESILAQTFGDFEFLIVDDGSTDGSLSILQSIADRDSRIVLRSRENKGYVVTLNEMLAEARGDFIARMDADDIALPERFEKQMRFLARHDDILAVGTAQLWIDPQDRPLRRFTPPLKHEDIDAAHLQKGEGMICHPSVLMRREAIEAVGEYDENLYGAEDLDLWLRLAEVGRLANMDEVLIQYRFHSQKVGWLQKDRQVRSAITAMQSAAQRRGEQTPNCEKFSNANLPTVASQHLAWTWWALGDGNISTARRYAMLSILQRPFDLTAWRAFCCALRGR; via the coding sequence ATGAGTGCACCAGAAATCTCAGTGATTCTGCCGGTTTACAATGCGGAACGCTACATCGCCAAAGCGGTGGAAAGTATTCTTGCGCAAACATTCGGCGATTTTGAATTCCTGATCGTGGATGACGGATCGACCGATGGCAGCTTGAGTATTCTTCAAAGCATCGCGGACCGCGATTCCCGCATCGTGTTGCGCAGCCGCGAAAACAAAGGTTACGTGGTGACCCTCAACGAGATGCTCGCAGAGGCTCGCGGCGATTTCATTGCACGTATGGATGCCGACGACATTGCACTGCCGGAACGGTTTGAAAAACAAATGCGATTCCTGGCGCGACACGACGACATCTTAGCCGTCGGCACGGCGCAACTGTGGATTGATCCCCAAGACCGGCCGCTACGGCGTTTTACTCCACCGCTCAAACACGAAGATATTGATGCAGCGCATCTGCAAAAAGGGGAAGGGATGATTTGCCACCCTTCGGTTTTGATGCGACGCGAAGCCATTGAAGCTGTGGGGGAATACGACGAGAACCTGTATGGCGCCGAGGACCTCGACTTATGGTTGCGTTTGGCCGAAGTCGGACGGCTGGCCAACATGGACGAGGTGCTGATCCAATACCGGTTCCATTCCCAAAAGGTCGGTTGGCTGCAAAAAGACCGGCAGGTTCGCTCGGCCATTACAGCAATGCAGTCCGCCGCACAGCGACGCGGCGAACAGACGCCAAACTGCGAGAAATTTTCCAATGCCAACTTGCCCACGGTCGCCAGCCAGCATTTGGCCTGGACGTGGTGGGCATTGGGCGACGGCAATATTTCGACGGCTCGTCGCTATGCAATGTTGAGTATTTTGCAACGGCCGTTTGATTTGACGGCATGGCGCGCCTTTTGTTGCGCACTCCGAGGAAGATGA
- a CDS encoding ABC transporter ATP-binding protein — protein MNKPIITVENLGKAYRLGQQEEQYPTFRDALVGMAKAPLRRFRHLSGGGNDELFWAVKDVSFDIKRGEVVGLIGRNGAGKSTLLKILSRITEPTSGRAVLRGRVASLLEVGTGFHPELSGRENIYLNGSILGMKKVEIDRKFDEIVAFAEVEQFLDTPVKRYSSGMYVRLAFAVAAHLEPEILIVDEVLAVGDAQFQKKCLGKMQEVSTGEGRTVLFVSHNMSAVTELCQRALMFRDGQLVNSGPTANVVDEYLQCGSSDLKHYFEPKIDEDREASLLSAAVHDSSGDSVAVVRFGEPWSVTSSWEVRRPLPLASASLRIFDLSGRLILVSNTVGLPTAFFESPGRRDVTCSFPINVLRPGQYFLTIGLWVRGRGAIDEHERCISFHVSDLPHDPEYTYTAAGNPAAVAPSDWSFRNNTEPALTGGV, from the coding sequence ATGAACAAACCTATTATCACCGTCGAAAACCTCGGCAAAGCTTATCGCCTCGGCCAACAGGAAGAGCAGTACCCCACCTTCCGCGATGCGCTGGTGGGCATGGCCAAAGCTCCACTGCGCCGCTTCCGTCACTTGAGCGGTGGTGGGAACGATGAGTTGTTTTGGGCCGTTAAGGATGTCTCGTTTGATATCAAACGGGGTGAAGTGGTCGGCCTGATCGGCCGCAATGGAGCTGGCAAAAGCACATTGCTGAAGATCCTCAGCCGCATCACCGAACCAACTTCGGGGCGGGCGGTCCTGCGCGGCAGAGTCGCCTCGTTATTAGAGGTGGGGACCGGATTTCATCCCGAGCTCTCAGGCCGTGAGAACATCTACCTCAACGGGTCGATCTTGGGCATGAAGAAGGTCGAAATCGATCGCAAGTTCGACGAAATCGTCGCCTTTGCCGAAGTGGAGCAGTTCCTGGACACTCCGGTCAAACGATATTCGAGCGGCATGTACGTCCGCTTGGCCTTTGCCGTGGCGGCCCACCTGGAACCGGAGATTTTGATTGTCGACGAAGTGTTGGCGGTCGGCGATGCCCAGTTTCAAAAGAAATGCCTGGGCAAGATGCAAGAGGTCTCCACCGGAGAAGGCCGCACCGTTTTGTTTGTCAGCCACAACATGTCGGCGGTGACCGAACTGTGTCAGCGAGCGCTGATGTTTCGTGACGGGCAATTGGTGAACTCCGGCCCGACTGCCAATGTGGTCGACGAGTACCTGCAATGCGGCAGTTCCGACCTGAAGCATTACTTTGAACCCAAAATTGATGAGGATCGCGAGGCGTCGTTGCTGTCGGCGGCGGTGCATGATTCCAGCGGCGATTCGGTCGCGGTGGTCCGTTTTGGCGAGCCATGGTCGGTGACCAGTTCCTGGGAAGTCCGCCGTCCGTTGCCCCTGGCCTCGGCTTCGCTGCGGATCTTCGATTTGAGCGGCCGTTTGATCCTGGTCAGCAATACCGTGGGATTACCCACTGCATTTTTCGAAAGCCCCGGCAGACGCGACGTGACCTGTTCTTTTCCGATCAATGTCCTGCGACCGGGACAGTATTTCTTGACGATTGGATTGTGGGTCCGCGGTCGGGGTGCGATTGATGAGCACGAACGCTGCATTTCATTTCACGTGAGTGATTTGCCGCACGATCCGGAATATACGTACACGGCGGCCGGCAATCCCGCAGCGGTGGCTCCGTCGGATTGGTCGTTTCGGAACAATACCGAACCGGCGCTTACGGGAGGTGTCTGA
- a CDS encoding ABC transporter permease, protein MNDGITTTQRPNQETSLLHAATDALGPEKMPSAAQSTDHGANVELVIEPKSGWVAVDFRELWLFHELLWFLVWRDIKVRYKQTVLGVAWAVLVPVFSVTIFTVIFGNFAGLKNELPAELIAVYPVYVYAGLLPWLFFSNAISVGGQTLVSQRQLLTKIYFPRLFVPTATVTSGLVDMAISFGVFAVMMAIYGVVPSPRIVLLPLLILLAWAASLGIAFTLSALTVTYRDFRFVIPFMVQAWQFVSPVVYPTAIVPERYRYFYALNPLAGIIEGFRSVIFGTPFPWAMLCISTLSTAALLVYGVMYFRKTERRFADIA, encoded by the coding sequence ATGAACGACGGAATCACCACAACCCAACGACCGAACCAGGAAACATCGCTGCTCCATGCGGCGACGGACGCCCTCGGCCCCGAGAAAATGCCTTCTGCCGCGCAAAGCACGGATCACGGCGCAAACGTGGAATTGGTCATCGAGCCAAAATCCGGCTGGGTTGCCGTCGATTTCCGCGAGTTGTGGCTGTTTCACGAATTGCTCTGGTTCCTGGTCTGGCGGGACATCAAAGTCCGCTACAAACAAACGGTCCTGGGTGTTGCTTGGGCAGTCCTCGTTCCCGTGTTTAGCGTGACCATTTTCACCGTCATTTTTGGAAACTTTGCAGGACTTAAAAACGAACTTCCCGCAGAGTTAATAGCAGTCTATCCCGTTTACGTCTACGCCGGTTTGTTGCCGTGGCTGTTCTTCTCGAATGCAATTTCGGTCGGCGGTCAAACGCTCGTCAGCCAACGCCAACTGCTAACAAAAATCTATTTCCCGCGACTGTTTGTTCCTACAGCCACCGTCACCAGTGGGCTGGTTGATATGGCCATCTCCTTCGGTGTGTTCGCGGTGATGATGGCCATTTACGGTGTTGTTCCCTCACCCCGAATTGTGCTGTTGCCCTTACTGATTCTATTGGCCTGGGCGGCATCGCTGGGAATTGCATTCACGTTGTCGGCGCTGACAGTCACCTATCGCGATTTTCGGTTCGTGATTCCGTTTATGGTCCAGGCATGGCAATTTGTCAGCCCGGTTGTTTACCCCACGGCAATCGTTCCTGAACGTTATCGGTACTTTTATGCGTTGAATCCGCTGGCGGGGATTATTGAAGGTTTTCGCAGCGTGATCTTCGGCACCCCGTTTCCCTGGGCCATGCTCTGCATCTCGACGCTCAGTACGGCCGCGCTGCTGGTTTATGGCGTCATGTATTTCCGGAAAACCGAAAGGCGATTTGCCGACATCGCCTAA
- a CDS encoding sigma-54 dependent transcriptional regulator: MDSIDKMHSNKARVLFALFDDSSIRQIIRQFDGHGCECVVATRSNGSPFQFIEPLDRFDGIIVNLTGLSEEGEQVVANWAQKHPVAGWMATDDTNISRVVRALKMGAFDVLQGDLRPLEVKSLVDELTSRSSSAPRFSSTPELPEGGAGYSASTNGSFTGESSPILDNAAQTSIRRNGDSHPHRRHSTSCDKKGNTESLSHWLRMYLRGSSTTMESVRRQVLEVATTHATVMIWGQSGTGKEMVARAIHRCSLRKETDYIPVNMSAIPEGLAESLLFGHVKGSFTHATHTKEGLCETADNGTLFLDEISEMEVTLQPKLLRFLQEGTVRRVGDQTEKQVDVRIIAASNHDPESVIRDGKLRSDLFYRLNVVPIHLPPLSERREDIAELSELFLSRSVERHNRSVQGFTAEAMQVLYDYDWPGNIRQLENAVERIAIFAKGKLVEPLDIPAEFHSPSCTAPSPHVPSAPTNGHMASSNGGTIEHKPQENDSSVSVMRTPLSEVQRFERAAIIDALQRADGHVVDAANLVGLGQATLYRKIKRYDIPHKSHRRRKTPK, encoded by the coding sequence ATGGATTCGATCGATAAGATGCATTCAAATAAAGCCAGGGTTTTATTCGCCCTGTTCGACGACTCATCAATTCGCCAAATTATTAGGCAATTTGATGGGCATGGTTGCGAATGTGTTGTCGCAACAAGAAGCAACGGATCTCCTTTTCAATTCATCGAACCGCTCGATCGCTTCGACGGTATCATCGTGAATCTGACAGGATTGTCCGAAGAGGGAGAGCAAGTTGTTGCCAACTGGGCGCAAAAGCATCCCGTCGCAGGTTGGATGGCGACCGATGACACCAATATCAGCCGCGTCGTGCGCGCGCTGAAGATGGGTGCGTTTGACGTGCTCCAAGGTGATCTCCGTCCCTTGGAAGTGAAATCGCTGGTGGACGAGCTAACCAGCCGCAGTTCCAGTGCGCCGCGATTTTCCAGCACACCCGAACTGCCGGAGGGAGGGGCTGGATATTCCGCTTCGACCAACGGCTCCTTCACGGGCGAGTCATCCCCGATTTTGGACAACGCCGCCCAAACGTCTATACGGAGAAACGGCGATTCGCATCCCCACCGGCGACACTCCACCTCGTGTGATAAAAAGGGCAACACAGAGAGTCTGTCGCATTGGCTTCGTATGTACCTGCGTGGTTCCAGCACGACGATGGAATCAGTGCGACGCCAGGTCCTGGAAGTCGCCACCACACACGCCACCGTGATGATTTGGGGACAAAGCGGAACGGGCAAGGAAATGGTCGCCCGCGCCATTCACCGCTGCAGTTTGCGGAAAGAGACCGACTACATCCCCGTCAACATGTCGGCCATCCCCGAAGGATTGGCCGAGAGTTTGTTGTTCGGTCATGTCAAAGGTTCGTTCACACACGCCACACATACCAAAGAAGGACTCTGTGAAACGGCCGACAACGGCACGCTGTTTCTCGACGAAATCAGCGAAATGGAGGTCACACTCCAGCCCAAGCTGCTCCGTTTTCTCCAAGAAGGAACCGTCCGCCGTGTGGGCGACCAAACTGAAAAGCAAGTCGATGTGCGGATCATTGCCGCCTCGAACCATGACCCGGAATCGGTCATTCGCGACGGCAAACTCCGCAGTGACCTCTTCTATCGGCTGAATGTCGTTCCGATCCATCTTCCGCCACTTTCCGAGCGGCGGGAGGACATTGCTGAACTGTCCGAATTGTTCCTCTCTCGCTCCGTGGAGCGACACAACCGTAGCGTCCAAGGCTTTACCGCCGAAGCGATGCAAGTGCTCTACGACTACGATTGGCCGGGCAATATTCGGCAGTTGGAAAATGCCGTCGAACGGATCGCGATTTTTGCTAAGGGCAAACTCGTGGAGCCGTTGGACATTCCCGCTGAGTTTCACTCGCCGTCATGCACTGCTCCCAGCCCCCATGTCCCTTCCGCACCGACCAACGGCCACATGGCCTCTTCGAATGGAGGGACCATCGAGCACAAACCGCAGGAGAACGATTCCTCGGTTTCGGTCATGAGAACTCCACTCTCGGAAGTGCAGCGATTTGAGCGGGCGGCCATCATCGATGCATTGCAACGTGCTGATGGGCATGTCGTCGATGCGGCCAATTTAGTGGGACTGGGACAGGCCACGCTCTATCGCAAGATCAAGCGATACGACATTCCGCACAAAAGTCATCGTCGTCGAAAAACGCCCAAATAA